aaaaaactatttttttgtatggATTTGAATGTTTTAGATCTAAGATAGGCAGATAATGATATAAACAAATGCAACTCTACCTTCTTACTCTATGTATATGCCATAACAGACCATTAAGATCATAAAACAACATTATACTATTGTAATAAGTTATGtagagagagttttttttttaacaaatatgtATGGTCTCGTCACCATAGTGAGTATATAagtctataatattttatactttacTTGTGTGagaattaatttatttgaatGACCATATACGTACGAAATTccttcatattttttataatccgTGTATGAATTTACCTATTTGCTACAAATGGTTTCTCCTATGTTTCATCTTGTATATGATGCATGTCGTCGGTCCTAATAGAGAAGTCAAAGCTTAGGAACACAAAATCATAATATGTATGTTGGGATATCAAACACAACGACAGTTTGGCCGAGTGGTCTAAGGCGCCAGATTTAGGCTCTGGTCCGAAAGGGCGTGGGTTCAAATCCCACAGCTgtcaatttatttattgatcTTTTGCAATGTGAACCCTCTATCTTGTCGAGAAGGTTTCTATTTTCTTGCACCAATAAAATCGCTTAATTTTGAACAGAATAGTGAATGTTTGTTCACGGAAAAAGCGAACACATATGAAGCCATGACTATCTTTTGAATCTTGACCATCCCCTTATGTTCAAGATCCTTTCCTTGTCTACCAAGCAACCATTTCTTCCTCAATCTCTGATCAAATATTTTCACGTACAGATCAAAAAGATGAAGAGTCAGAGCAGAAACTTAGCCACCCTGAGTTTGATGATAATTACCGTTTTGTCATGGACGAGGATTGTGGCTGGACAAGAAGCACTATTAGGAAAAAAAGTATTGCCGTTGTGCCACAGAGAATGTATGCCAATATGCATGAAAGTGACCGAGGCAACGCAAGAGATTTGTGATGGTGCATGTCAAGCGGGTTGTGTTCAGCTTCAAGGTAGAGGCACTGGACTTTCAGCCACCGATCAAGGAGTCGATATGGTCATTgcatagaaaaatatttagcaTCTTTATAACtggaaatttaattttgatatgtttatgaaattaaaattcatttattagtttatatatacagaaagtaaatatttgttttaatagttttattttgtcattttaGTTAGAACTGtgatttcaaatataatattctTATATCAAATTGCTTATTTCAgatatatatagttgtaaaataatattttaaaccataattaaaatttgttctaaataaaataaactcaaaataaTTTGTTGATTACATTCAGATTGATTCTATATTCgagattaaaaatgtttatataaaattatattatataatttagtatatgttgttttaaaataaaattaaagaaacaaaaatataaatggcCACGGTTCATAATTGTCTAACCAATTAAAcagatactttttttttgaaaatttatcgaTCAGTACAAAGTTATAAACTTAATTAAGCTATAACAACAACATTATGGTTATAGTTAGGGCTAGGGAAATGAATCAAAAGCTGTGCCCTCCGTCTTGGGCCTGTCCACTCAAAACTTAACTCGAGACTTTTCGGGTGAGGcaaaaattttccttttttttttcttttaacaggATCTTtcctttctatatttttttttctacctGACTACATCAGTTCTACATGGTTTCGAAACCAAAGTTTAGTGCTCTAAATAAATCTCAccttaaacttttttttggtaaacaacTCACCTTTGGACACTCAAagcatatgttagtgaatgggTATCGTTAGGATAGCGTAAGATCCATCTATGTGTTTCTAGATGATACTAGTTGACTCTATTGTATTGTGATTTAATGTTTCTAAAGGTTAACAATCATGTATTTTCCACTTGGTTAACGGAAATTGTAattgagccaaaaaaaaaatatatgttagtGAATACGCGAATTGATGAGCAAATAAAAAGGATACAGAAATTTTTAGGGAAATTAGTTCAAATgacaccaaaaaataataattcactAAATAACCAAAACTCCaccctctcttttcttttctctttctatctctctaactttttaatacaaatctaAGTTCCCCATTTTTATGGTT
This region of Brassica napus cultivar Da-Ae chromosome C5, Da-Ae, whole genome shotgun sequence genomic DNA includes:
- the BNACNNG18020D gene encoding uncharacterized protein BNACNNG18020D, with the protein product MFKILSLSTKQPFLPQSLIKYFHVQIKKMKSQSRNLATLSLMIITVLSWTRIVAGQEALLGKKVLPLCHRECMPICMKVTEATQEICDGACQAGCVQLQGRGTGLSATDQGVDMVIA